Proteins from a single region of Campylobacter sputorum:
- a CDS encoding histidine triad nucleotide-binding protein, whose amino-acid sequence MAEKTVFEKIIDGELPCNKVMEDSDFLAFHDINPKAPIHILVVPKKHFENFQEVEPATMAKMTEFIHNVAKLLGIDKSGYRLITNCGKNAGQEVMHLHFHMISGGEFTWSDKGVNPQSTF is encoded by the coding sequence ATGGCAGAAAAAACAGTATTTGAAAAGATAATCGATGGCGAACTTCCTTGCAATAAAGTTATGGAAGATAGTGATTTTTTAGCTTTTCATGACATAAATCCAAAGGCTCCTATACATATTTTAGTAGTTCCTAAAAAACATTTTGAAAATTTTCAAGAAGTTGAACCTGCTACAATGGCAAAAATGACAGAATTTATTCATAATGTAGCAAAATTATTAGGAATAGACAAAAGTGGTTATAGACTTATAACAAATTGTGGCAAAAATGCAGGTCAAGAGGTTATGCATTTGCATTTCCATATGATTTCAGGCGGCGAATTTACATGGAGCGATAAAGGCGTAAATCCTCAATCGACATTTTAA
- the pheS gene encoding phenylalanine--tRNA ligase subunit alpha: MKDIENSIKNSKNLSELEEIRVNLFGKKGIITQGFAKLKELDGEEKKTFAANLNAQRDTLSELLNLKKLEFEQEELNVKMKKEAYDITLFNELSSSGALHPITITMNKIIDYFVSQNFSVEEGPLIEDDFHNFEALNLPKYHPARDMQDTFYFDNGSLLRTHTSPVQIRTMQNQKPPIRMIAPGSVFRRDLDLTHTPMFHQVEGLVVENGNNVSFANLKYMLEDFLIHMFGDVKVRFRPSFFPFTEPSTEVDISCIFCGGKGCRVCSNSGWLEVLGSGIVDPNVFEFVGYKDVSGYAFGLGVERFAMLLHQVPDLRSMFEGDLRLLEQFRW, from the coding sequence TTGAAAGATATTGAAAATAGCATAAAAAATAGCAAAAACCTAAGCGAGCTAGAAGAAATAAGAGTTAATCTTTTTGGTAAAAAAGGCATTATAACTCAAGGATTTGCTAAATTAAAAGAGTTAGATGGGGAAGAAAAAAAGACCTTTGCTGCTAATTTAAACGCACAAAGAGACACTCTTAGTGAGCTCTTAAATTTAAAAAAATTAGAGTTTGAGCAAGAAGAGCTTAATGTAAAAATGAAAAAAGAAGCTTATGATATAACTCTTTTTAATGAACTTTCAAGTAGTGGTGCATTACATCCGATAACAATTACTATGAATAAAATCATTGATTATTTTGTTTCGCAAAATTTTTCTGTAGAAGAAGGACCACTAATAGAGGATGATTTTCATAACTTTGAAGCATTAAATTTACCAAAATATCATCCAGCTAGAGATATGCAAGATACATTTTATTTTGATAATGGTAGTTTGCTTAGAACTCACACTAGTCCTGTTCAAATAAGAACTATGCAAAATCAAAAACCACCTATTAGAATGATAGCACCTGGTTCTGTTTTTAGGCGTGATTTGGATTTAACACATACGCCTATGTTTCATCAGGTTGAAGGACTTGTGGTTGAAAATGGAAACAACGTAAGTTTCGCAAATTTAAAATATATGTTAGAAGATTTTTTGATTCATATGTTTGGCGATGTTAAAGTAAGATTTCGTCCAAGCTTTTTTCCTTTTACAGAACCTTCAACAGAAGTTGATATAAGCTGTATTTTCTGTGGCGGAAAAGGCTGTAGAGTATGTTCAAATAGTGGTTGGCTAGAAGTTTTAGGAAGTGGCATAGTTGATCCTAATGTTTTTGAATTTGTTGGATATAAAGATGTAAGTGGATATGCTTTTGGGCTTGGAGTTGAGAGATTTGCAATGCTTTTACATCAAGTTCCTGATTTAAGAAGTATGTTTGAGGGAGATTTAAGACTTTTGGAGCAGTTTAGATGGTAG
- the pheT gene encoding phenylalanine--tRNA ligase subunit beta, translating into MVVTRNWLNEWIDISGVSNELLLKTLNSIGLEVDSFKEVRIPSNIVVGYVKSRSKHENSDHLNVCEVDVGKEILTIVCGASNVEPGQFVPVAMVGAIMPNGMEIKKAKLRGVESMGMICSSTELGMPKINDGIMPLDASIGELKLGEELKNYPLLNDDIIEIDLTANRGDCLSIYGVARDLSAALDIALKEAQLYEDGENLLGIGRILSIKTDEKPISNFQYKAIKLNADIEEKLLLKLRLAYIGMQKTDIIQKIISYATHTTGVLFRAYDFDKIANGREKISLDIIKDSTTASIVKAENEKLSIAGIYQNDIAMPDENSKVIIIEANYTDPNLISRIVYKNKNIKSDEHLYRSSRGSEPDLEFGFGYLFKCFDKFDFISIYAGSQYINNEISQKMVTINITEQSSMIGIEIEKNEALKILKKLGFDVSSSAEQKFLNVKIPSFRHDIDNSHDICEEIVRILGVDNIASKPLEFKEKNRLNSVFYNYANIKSIKNRSVDNGFFECMHYVFDNKDELLKLGFKECKLKLTNPINNELNMLRPTLINHLLNSASRNVKNQKKSVRLFEVGEVFDENANQNLSLAFLISGLNSEPSLLNGSKGEDISFLRFATKVQNCIGKIEIKVSDDLVFLNKFEQGKIYQKGIEIGYIGRLDLAIEQKMDLPKTYICEIEFNKLKFEKIIAKEYSKMPSISRDLSLVVPNSMRYEDIKNCINSLNIQDLKEFMPIDIYKDKNLNDSFSLSIKFVFQNIENTLKDDEIADKMQVILDSLKDKLNLEIR; encoded by the coding sequence ATGGTAGTTACTAGAAATTGGTTAAATGAATGGATAGATATAAGTGGTGTTAGTAATGAGTTATTATTAAAAACTCTAAATTCTATCGGACTAGAAGTTGATAGTTTTAAAGAAGTTAGAATACCTTCAAATATAGTCGTTGGATATGTAAAAAGTCGCTCAAAGCATGAAAATTCAGATCATTTAAATGTATGTGAAGTTGATGTTGGAAAAGAAATTTTAACCATAGTTTGTGGTGCTAGCAATGTTGAACCAGGTCAGTTTGTGCCAGTTGCAATGGTAGGTGCCATTATGCCAAATGGAATGGAGATTAAAAAGGCTAAATTAAGAGGTGTTGAAAGTATGGGAATGATATGCTCATCCACAGAACTTGGAATGCCTAAGATAAATGATGGAATAATGCCTCTTGATGCAAGTATTGGCGAATTAAAACTCGGAGAAGAACTTAAAAATTATCCGCTTTTAAATGATGATATTATAGAGATAGATTTAACTGCAAATAGGGGAGATTGTTTAAGTATTTATGGTGTTGCTAGGGATTTATCTGCTGCACTAGATATAGCATTAAAAGAAGCCCAGCTATATGAAGATGGCGAGAATTTGCTTGGAATTGGTAGAATTTTAAGTATAAAAACCGATGAAAAGCCTATTTCAAATTTTCAATACAAAGCTATAAAATTAAACGCAGACATAGAAGAAAAATTATTACTAAAGTTAAGACTTGCTTATATAGGTATGCAAAAAACAGATATAATACAAAAAATTATATCATATGCTACACATACAACTGGAGTTTTGTTTAGAGCTTATGATTTTGATAAGATAGCAAATGGTAGAGAAAAAATTTCTTTAGATATAATAAAAGATAGCACGACAGCTAGTATTGTAAAAGCTGAAAATGAAAAACTTAGCATAGCTGGAATTTATCAAAATGATATTGCTATGCCTGATGAAAATAGCAAAGTTATTATTATAGAAGCAAATTATACTGATCCAAATTTGATATCTAGGATTGTTTATAAAAATAAAAATATAAAAAGTGATGAACATCTTTATAGATCTAGCAGAGGAAGTGAGCCTGACTTAGAGTTTGGATTTGGATATCTTTTTAAATGTTTTGATAAATTTGATTTTATATCTATTTATGCTGGTTCGCAGTATATAAATAATGAAATTTCTCAAAAAATGGTTACTATAAACATAACCGAACAAAGCAGTATGATTGGTATAGAAATAGAAAAAAACGAGGCTTTAAAAATATTAAAAAAATTAGGCTTTGATGTAAGTTCTAGTGCTGAACAGAAATTTTTAAATGTGAAAATTCCTAGTTTTAGACACGATATAGATAATTCTCATGATATTTGTGAGGAAATAGTAAGAATTCTTGGTGTTGATAACATAGCTTCTAAGCCTTTAGAATTTAAAGAGAAGAATAGATTAAATAGTGTATTTTATAACTATGCTAACATAAAAAGTATTAAAAATAGATCTGTTGATAATGGATTTTTTGAGTGTATGCATTATGTTTTTGACAATAAAGATGAGCTTTTAAAATTGGGTTTTAAAGAGTGTAAGTTAAAATTGACAAATCCTATAAACAATGAACTTAATATGTTAAGACCAACGCTGATAAACCATCTTTTAAACTCAGCATCAAGAAATGTAAAAAATCAGAAAAAATCGGTTAGACTTTTTGAAGTAGGTGAAGTTTTTGATGAAAATGCAAATCAAAATTTAAGTTTAGCATTTTTAATTTCTGGCTTAAATAGCGAACCAAGTCTTTTAAATGGTTCAAAAGGCGAGGATATAAGTTTTCTTAGATTTGCTACTAAAGTACAAAATTGTATCGGAAAGATAGAAATAAAAGTTAGCGATGATTTGGTGTTTTTAAATAAATTTGAACAAGGAAAAATTTATCAAAAAGGCATTGAGATAGGATATATTGGTAGATTAGATTTAGCAATAGAGCAAAAAATGGATTTGCCTAAAACATATATTTGTGAGATAGAATTTAATAAACTTAAATTTGAAAAAATTATAGCCAAAGAGTATTCTAAAATGCCAAGCATCAGTAGAGATTTGAGTTTAGTTGTGCCAAATTCTATGCGTTATGAAGATATAAAAAACTGCATAAATTCTTTAAATATACAAGATTTAAAAGAATTTATGCCTATTGACATTTATAAAGATAAAAATTTAAATGATAGTTTTAGTTTGAGTATTAAGTTTGTTTTCCAAAATATAGAAAATACATTAAAAGATGATGAAATAGCAGATAAAATGCAAGTGATATTAGATTCATTAAAAGATAAATTAAATTTGGAAATAAGATGA
- the aroA gene encoding 3-phosphoshikimate 1-carboxyvinyltransferase yields the protein MKIIALQEPIKASIDKISSDKSISHRCAIFSLLSDQKSVIKNYLKAGDTLNTLKIIEKLGAIVEYYDDFIVITPPKEIIEPNCVLECGNSGTTMRILMGFLASIDGFFVLSGDKYLNSRPMKRVGAPLSEVGAKIYGRNDGNLAPLCIKGTKLDYFEFNSKIASAQVKTALILAGLNSNGCEISEPELSRDHSEKMLISMGADISINSFSIEVKPLLKPLKPLNINVANDPSSAFYFALIAAIIPNSHIILKNVILNKTRTMAYDVLRQMGVYVKFIKKENSYDDIGDIEIKYSQLNGISVSQNTSWLIDEAPALAIAFACANGKSTLRNAAELRVKECDRIAVMVDGLKTCGINAKELDDGFEIVGGVPNAAIIEPSGDHRIAMSFAILGLKCGMIVEDSECINTSFPSFSQILRDIGVKVED from the coding sequence ATGAAGATTATAGCTTTACAAGAGCCTATTAAAGCAAGTATTGATAAAATTTCTTCTGATAAGTCAATATCACATAGATGCGCTATATTTTCGTTACTAAGCGATCAAAAAAGTGTTATAAAAAACTATTTAAAGGCTGGAGACACGCTAAATACTCTTAAAATAATAGAAAAACTTGGTGCTATTGTTGAGTATTATGATGATTTTATAGTCATAACTCCGCCAAAAGAAATAATAGAACCAAATTGTGTTTTAGAGTGTGGAAATTCTGGAACTACAATGAGAATTTTAATGGGTTTTCTTGCTAGCATAGACGGATTTTTTGTTTTAAGCGGTGATAAGTATTTAAACTCAAGACCAATGAAAAGAGTCGGAGCTCCACTTAGTGAAGTTGGAGCTAAAATTTATGGTAGAAATGATGGAAATTTAGCACCACTTTGCATAAAAGGAACAAAACTAGATTATTTTGAGTTTAATAGCAAAATAGCATCTGCACAGGTAAAAACAGCACTTATTTTAGCTGGGCTTAATTCAAATGGTTGTGAGATAAGTGAACCTGAGTTAAGTAGAGATCATAGTGAAAAAATGCTTATATCAATGGGTGCAGATATATCTATAAATAGCTTTAGCATAGAAGTCAAGCCGCTTTTAAAACCATTAAAACCACTAAATATAAATGTTGCAAATGATCCAAGTTCGGCATTTTATTTTGCACTTATTGCGGCTATAATACCTAATTCTCATATAATTTTAAAAAATGTCATTTTAAATAAAACAAGAACAATGGCTTATGATGTTTTAAGACAAATGGGTGTGTATGTAAAGTTTATTAAAAAAGAAAACTCATATGATGATATTGGGGATATAGAGATTAAATATTCGCAGTTAAATGGCATCTCAGTAAGTCAAAATACATCTTGGCTCATCGATGAAGCACCAGCTCTTGCTATAGCTTTTGCTTGTGCAAATGGAAAAAGCACTCTTAGAAACGCTGCCGAGCTTAGGGTAAAAGAGTGTGATAGAATAGCAGTTATGGTTGATGGATTAAAAACTTGTGGTATAAATGCAAAAGAACTTGATGATGGTTTTGAAATAGTTGGTGGTGTACCAAATGCGGCTATAATCGAACCAAGCGGGGATCATAGAATAGCTATGAGCTTTGCAATTTTGGGTTTAAAGTGCGGAATGATAGTAGAAGACAGCGAGTGTATAAATACATCTTTTCCATCTTTTTCTCAAATTTTAAGAGATATTGGAGTTAAAGTTGAAGATTGA
- a CDS encoding 4-hydroxy-3-methylbut-2-enyl diphosphate reductase, translating into MKIELAKSCGFCFGVKRAIKLAENAPNSATIGELIHNKEEINRLKDNFGVKTLNNIDELSDEKKAIIRTHGITKDDLSILKQKNIDIIDATCPYVTKPQKIVEKMSDEGYDIVIFGDDNHPEVKGVKSYATKGNVYVVLSTDEIKQIQLRNKVAVISQTTKKIEHFKEIVNVIMEKSKEVRVFNTICNATLLNQEAVEELAKKADVMVIVGGKNSSNTKQLFIISKQFCEDSYLIENESELNKDWFINKNICGVSAGASTPDWIIQNIIRNLEKF; encoded by the coding sequence TTGAAGATTGAGCTTGCTAAGAGTTGTGGTTTTTGTTTTGGAGTAAAAAGAGCTATAAAATTAGCAGAAAATGCACCAAATTCAGCGACTATAGGTGAGCTTATACACAATAAAGAAGAGATAAATAGACTTAAAGATAATTTTGGCGTAAAAACTCTTAATAATATTGATGAATTAAGCGATGAGAAAAAGGCGATTATAAGAACACATGGTATAACAAAAGATGATTTAAGTATATTAAAACAAAAAAACATAGATATCATTGATGCTACTTGCCCATATGTTACAAAACCACAAAAAATAGTAGAGAAAATGAGTGATGAAGGTTATGATATAGTTATTTTTGGAGATGATAATCATCCAGAAGTAAAAGGTGTAAAATCATACGCTACTAAAGGCAATGTTTATGTTGTATTAAGTACAGATGAAATAAAACAAATACAACTTAGAAATAAAGTAGCCGTAATTTCACAAACAACTAAAAAAATAGAACATTTTAAAGAAATTGTAAATGTTATAATGGAAAAATCAAAGGAAGTTCGTGTTTTTAATACCATTTGTAATGCAACTCTTTTAAATCAAGAAGCAGTAGAAGAACTTGCTAAAAAAGCCGATGTTATGGTTATAGTTGGTGGTAAAAACTCTTCAAATACAAAACAACTTTTTATAATTTCTAAACAATTTTGCGAAGATAGTTATCTTATAGAAAATGAATCAGAATTGAATAAAGATTGGTTTATAAATAAAAACATATGTGGTGTTAGCGCTGGTGCTAGTACACCTGATTGGATAATACAAAATATTATAAGAAATTTAGAAAAGTTTTAA
- a CDS encoding 30S ribosomal protein S1: MAEVNDKVQNDIFEDDDLDFATMLEESFKQSNDTVCNGVVVAIKGDEIFLNIGKKSEGILNSSELKNDNDKLDIKEGDEIKVVITGYRGGKPIVSHKKAIRKEKIKDFIDSYDENAENIVDVKIISKNKGGFVAQNKDGVEFFLPRSQSGFRDGNVLGKIFAAKVIKVNPEEQSIVISRRKIMEEDKKKKKEIINSILQNDDVLEGVVKKITTYGMFIDVGGVDGLVHYSEISYKGPVNPKTLYKEGDKVLVKVTKYDNEKHHLSLSIKSAMPDPWDEIEDSLDVGDTIKVLVSNIEPYGAFVDLGNDIEGFLHISEISWDKNIKNPKDFISEGQEVDVEVIEIDASDRRLRVSLKNMLPKPFDEFMSKFKEGDIVKGEITTITNFGVFIKVGSLEGLLHNEDASWDKNIKCKDMFKSGDELEVKIIKIDKENEKISFSLKDLTNSPVCEYAKQHNVGDVVTGTIRDIKDFGIFVKLQDDIEALIRNEDIGSSVDVSTLKVGDTIESVIAFIDDKKNRIRLSIKRLSKQKEREVLKEINDNDSFNLGDIIKDQLS, from the coding sequence ATGGCTGAGGTGAACGATAAAGTTCAAAACGATATTTTTGAGGATGATGATTTAGATTTTGCTACAATGTTAGAAGAATCTTTTAAACAATCAAACGATACTGTATGTAATGGTGTTGTAGTTGCTATAAAGGGAGATGAGATTTTTTTAAATATAGGTAAAAAATCTGAGGGTATTTTAAATTCTAGTGAGTTAAAAAACGATAACGATAAACTAGATATAAAAGAAGGTGATGAGATAAAAGTAGTCATAACAGGATATAGAGGTGGAAAGCCGATAGTTTCTCACAAAAAGGCTATTAGAAAAGAAAAAATAAAAGATTTTATAGATAGTTATGATGAAAATGCTGAAAATATAGTAGATGTAAAAATTATATCTAAAAATAAGGGCGGATTTGTTGCTCAAAATAAAGATGGAGTTGAGTTTTTCTTGCCTAGATCACAAAGTGGTTTTAGAGATGGAAATGTGCTTGGTAAAATATTTGCAGCAAAAGTGATAAAAGTAAATCCAGAAGAGCAAAGCATTGTTATATCAAGACGCAAGATTATGGAAGAAGACAAAAAAAAGAAAAAAGAGATAATAAATTCTATCTTACAAAATGATGATGTCTTAGAAGGAGTTGTTAAAAAAATTACAACTTATGGAATGTTTATAGATGTTGGTGGAGTTGATGGACTTGTTCATTATAGTGAAATAAGCTACAAAGGTCCTGTTAATCCTAAAACTTTATATAAAGAAGGAGATAAGGTTTTAGTAAAAGTTACAAAGTACGATAATGAAAAGCATCATCTTTCTTTATCTATAAAATCTGCTATGCCAGATCCTTGGGATGAGATAGAAGATAGTCTTGATGTTGGCGATACTATAAAAGTTCTAGTTAGCAATATAGAACCATATGGTGCTTTTGTTGATCTTGGAAACGATATAGAAGGATTTTTGCATATAAGTGAAATTTCTTGGGATAAAAATATAAAAAATCCAAAAGATTTCATAAGCGAGGGTCAAGAAGTAGATGTCGAAGTTATCGAAATAGATGCTAGTGATAGAAGGCTTAGAGTATCTTTGAAAAATATGTTACCTAAACCATTTGATGAGTTTATGTCAAAATTTAAAGAAGGTGACATAGTAAAAGGAGAGATAACTACTATTACAAATTTTGGTGTTTTTATAAAAGTAGGCTCACTTGAAGGACTTTTGCATAACGAAGATGCATCTTGGGATAAAAACATAAAATGCAAGGATATGTTTAAATCTGGAGATGAATTAGAAGTAAAAATTATAAAAATAGATAAAGAAAATGAAAAAATATCTTTTTCTTTAAAAGATTTAACAAATAGCCCAGTTTGTGAATATGCAAAACAACATAATGTTGGAGATGTTGTTACTGGAACCATAAGAGATATTAAGGATTTTGGAATATTTGTAAAATTACAAGACGATATTGAAGCTCTTATAAGAAATGAGGATATAGGCTCTAGTGTTGATGTTTCTACTTTAAAAGTTGGTGATACTATAGAATCTGTAATAGCTTTTATAGACGATAAAAAAAATAGAATTAGACTTAGCATAAAGCGTCTTTCTAAGCAAAAAGAAAGAGAAGTTTTAAAAGAAATAAATGATAATGATAGTTTTAATTTAGGCGATATCATAAAAGACCAACTATCTTAA
- the serA gene encoding phosphoglycerate dehydrogenase — translation MMKTVVVCDAIHQKGFELLEKEDDIKVVDATNLTKDELLKVIVNADVAITRSPTEIGSKFLDAGKNLTAIVRAGVGVDNVDIDNASKKGIIIMNVPTANTIAAVEMTMCHILNCARKFINSSNDLKVNRNWKREKWYGIELFGKTLGIIGFGNIGSRVAQRAMAFGMNIIAYDPYIDPTKVTSMGGVYTENLDDILKNSDFITIHTPKTNETIDIISQKDLDKLKDGVRLINCARGGLYNEAMLVKGLKSGKIASLGIDVLEKEPATNHELLEFENVGVTPHLGANTYESQEKIAVAAAEQAISAIRGISYPNALNLPIRKDSIPEFVVPYIELISKMAYFGAQISNGSIREIHLKTEGDIGSYAESMLIFAIVGSMKHILGDHINYVNAKFVAEEKDIKTSVTTLEEKDYRNKATISLITQSGITEISGTVFSQTEQRIISINGFKTDFKPKGKMIVFKNKDVPGVIMSVASILKDANINIADFRLGRGEEGYALAVILLDENISKDIISKISNLSNCVWAHYAVL, via the coding sequence ATTATGAAAACAGTGGTTGTGTGTGACGCTATTCATCAAAAAGGTTTTGAGCTTCTAGAAAAAGAAGACGATATAAAAGTTGTAGATGCTACAAATTTAACAAAAGATGAGCTTTTAAAAGTTATAGTTAACGCAGATGTTGCTATAACAAGAAGTCCAACTGAGATTGGTAGTAAATTTTTAGATGCTGGTAAAAATTTAACTGCGATAGTAAGAGCTGGAGTCGGAGTTGATAATGTTGATATAGACAATGCTTCTAAAAAAGGTATCATCATAATGAATGTTCCAACAGCAAATACTATAGCAGCTGTTGAAATGACTATGTGTCATATATTAAACTGTGCTAGAAAATTTATAAACTCAAGTAATGATCTTAAGGTAAATAGAAACTGGAAACGTGAAAAATGGTACGGCATAGAACTTTTTGGAAAAACTCTTGGTATAATTGGATTTGGTAATATCGGATCAAGAGTAGCACAAAGAGCAATGGCTTTTGGTATGAATATTATTGCTTATGATCCATATATAGATCCTACAAAAGTTACAAGTATGGGCGGAGTTTATACTGAAAATTTAGATGATATACTAAAAAATTCAGATTTTATAACCATACATACGCCAAAAACGAATGAGACTATAGATATAATTTCACAAAAAGATTTAGATAAATTAAAAGATGGAGTTAGATTAATTAATTGTGCCAGAGGTGGTCTTTACAATGAAGCAATGCTTGTAAAAGGCTTAAAAAGTGGTAAAATAGCATCTCTTGGTATAGATGTGCTAGAAAAAGAACCGGCAACAAATCACGAATTATTAGAATTTGAAAATGTTGGAGTAACACCACATCTTGGAGCAAATACATATGAATCTCAAGAAAAGATAGCCGTTGCGGCAGCAGAGCAGGCTATAAGTGCAATAAGAGGTATTAGCTATCCAAATGCACTTAATTTACCTATAAGAAAAGATAGTATTCCTGAATTTGTCGTGCCTTATATAGAACTTATTTCAAAAATGGCTTATTTTGGTGCACAGATATCAAATGGATCTATAAGGGAGATTCATCTTAAAACAGAAGGCGATATTGGAAGTTATGCTGAGTCAATGTTGATTTTTGCTATAGTTGGTTCAATGAAACATATTTTAGGAGATCATATCAACTATGTAAATGCCAAATTTGTTGCAGAAGAAAAAGATATAAAAACATCTGTTACAACTTTAGAAGAAAAAGATTATAGAAATAAAGCAACTATTTCTTTGATTACTCAAAGTGGAATTACTGAAATTTCTGGAACAGTATTTTCACAAACAGAACAAAGAATTATCAGTATTAATGGCTTTAAAACAGACTTTAAGCCAAAAGGCAAAATGATAGTATTTAAAAATAAAGATGTCCCTGGGGTTATCATGTCTGTAGCTTCTATATTAAAAGATGCTAATATAAATATAGCGGATTTTAGACTTGGAAGAGGCGAAGAAGGATATGCTCTTGCCGTTATATTATTAGATGAAAATATAAGCAAAGATATTATCTCTAAAATAAGCAATTTATCAAATTGTGTTTGGGCACATTATGCTGTTTTATAA
- the ffh gene encoding signal recognition particle protein, whose product MFEQISDSFKAAVNKLKTIDDEKALKNAMETLKKALLKADVYHKVVKDLLSNIEKDLKSRGIGQKQFLDSIKENLTTTLTAPGNQGFVYASNPPTVVLMTGLQGSGKTTTTVKLANFLKLRKKKILVAACDLQRLAAVEQLKQLCAENEIELFSLDGENSPINVAKEAIKKAKDGLYDVLLVDTAGRLAIDEELMSELKDIKSAISPNEIFYVADSMSGQDAVRSAKGFDEILDLTGVILSKFDSDSKGGVAIGIAKQLEIPLRFVGIGEKVADLESFIPDRIVSRIMGEGDLATLVEKTSAIIDEKEAKRLNKKIKKGQFNFNDFIEQLESVKKLGNMKNLIGMIPGLSNVAGKLKDIDLEGSDEIKHIKAMIQSMTPKERENPDLLNNSRKRRLASGAGLSQMEVNKFLKQFSNASKIAKKLSNKNSMRGIESMLGGAQNFPR is encoded by the coding sequence GTGTTTGAGCAAATAAGTGATTCTTTTAAGGCAGCTGTTAATAAACTAAAAACCATTGATGATGAAAAAGCACTCAAAAATGCGATGGAAACTCTTAAAAAAGCACTATTAAAAGCCGATGTTTATCATAAAGTTGTAAAAGATCTTTTATCTAATATAGAAAAAGATCTTAAAAGTAGGGGTATTGGTCAAAAACAGTTTTTGGATAGTATTAAAGAAAATTTGACTACTACATTGACAGCTCCTGGTAATCAAGGTTTTGTTTATGCATCAAATCCTCCAACAGTAGTTTTAATGACGGGACTTCAAGGTAGTGGAAAAACAACCACAACAGTTAAACTTGCAAATTTTCTAAAACTGCGCAAAAAAAAGATTTTGGTTGCAGCATGTGACTTGCAAAGACTTGCTGCTGTTGAGCAGCTAAAACAGCTTTGTGCTGAAAATGAAATAGAGCTTTTTAGTTTAGATGGAGAAAATAGTCCTATTAATGTAGCAAAAGAAGCTATAAAAAAAGCAAAAGATGGCTTGTATGATGTTTTGCTTGTTGATACCGCAGGACGCTTGGCTATAGATGAAGAGCTTATGAGTGAATTAAAAGATATAAAATCAGCTATAAGCCCAAATGAGATATTTTATGTTGCAGATTCTATGAGTGGTCAAGATGCTGTAAGATCGGCCAAGGGTTTTGATGAAATACTTGATTTAACTGGTGTAATACTTAGTAAATTTGATTCTGATTCTAAAGGCGGTGTTGCTATAGGTATAGCAAAACAGCTTGAAATTCCTTTAAGATTTGTTGGTATTGGAGAAAAAGTTGCAGATTTAGAAAGTTTTATCCCAGATAGAATAGTAAGTCGTATTATGGGCGAGGGCGATTTAGCAACACTTGTGGAAAAAACAAGTGCTATAATAGACGAAAAAGAGGCAAAAAGATTAAATAAAAAAATAAAAAAAGGTCAGTTTAATTTCAATGATTTCATAGAACAATTAGAAAGCGTTAAGAAACTTGGGAATATGAAGAATCTTATAGGCATGATTCCTGGGCTTTCAAATGTTGCTGGAAAATTAAAAGATATTGATTTAGAAGGATCTGATGAAATAAAACATATAAAGGCTATGATACAATCAATGACTCCAAAAGAGCGTGAAAATCCAGATCTTTTAAATAATTCTAGAAAACGAAGGCTTGCTAGTGGAGCTGGACTTTCTCAGATGGAAGTTAATAAATTTTTAAAACAGTTTAGCAATGCGTCTAAAATAGCCAAAAAGCTATCAAATAAAAATAGTATGCGTGGTATTGAAAGTATGTTAGGTGGAGCTCAAAATTTCCCTAGATAA
- the rpsP gene encoding 30S ribosomal protein S16, with product MATVVRLTRAGRKKRPFYRIVVTDSRKRRDSGWIESIGYYNPMVDPEVIKFDSQRLEYWKSVGAKLSDRVARITSK from the coding sequence ATGGCAACAGTTGTTAGATTAACAAGAGCTGGTCGCAAAAAAAGACCTTTTTATCGTATAGTAGTTACAGATAGTAGAAAAAGAAGAGATAGTGGCTGGATAGAAAGCATTGGTTATTATAATCCAATGGTAGATCCAGAAGTTATTAAATTTGATTCTCAAAGACTTGAGTACTGGAAGAGTGTTGGTGCTAAACTAAGTGATAGGGTGGCTAGAATAACTAGCAAATAA